TCGCCTCGGTGGTGCGTCCGGCGGGCGCGGCGTCGGGGTGCAGCAGCCGGGCCAGGCGCCGGTACTCGGCGGCGGCCGCCGCTGGGAGCGCCCCGCCGTCCGCGGGCAGGGGGCCGAACAGCGCGGCGGGATCCGCAGCGAGGTCGAGGGCGTTCAGGGCGGCGTCGAAACCGCCTCGGGTGTGCTGTTCCGTGCTCATCCGGACTCCCTTCACCGGGTGCCGCTCAGTAGTCGCCGTGGACGCGGGGGCCGTTGTCGTGTGTGCCGTTGGTCGGGGCCATCGCGGGGGTGCCGTTCACTGGCTGCCGCGCAGCAGCGGCGGGTGCAGCAGGGCCGCGCCGCCCGCCCGGTACAGCCGGGCCCGGCGACCGCCGCCCGTACCCCCGCGCTCGGCCAGCTCCCCGGTGTCCTCCACGAACCCGGGGGTGGCGAGGATCTTGCGGTGGAAGTTGGCGGCGTGCAGGGTGTGTCCCCACACCGCCTCGTACACCCCGCGCAGCGCCGTGATGGTGAAAACGGGCGGGAGGAAGGCCGTGGCCAGGGCGGTGTACTCGAGCTTGGAGCGGGCGCGTTCGACGGCGTCACCGAGGATGCGCGCGTGGTCGAAGGCGAGTTCGTGCTCGGTGCCCGCCCCCTCGCCGTGGCCCAGGGCGGTCCAGGGCACCCACGCGGCCTCGGCGGTGTCGCGGCCCGAATGCGGGTCGGGCAGGTCGGGTGCGAGGACCATGTAGGCCACCGAGATCACCCGCATGCGCGGATCGCGGTCGATCGCGCCGTAGGTGCCGAGCTGCTCCAGGTGGATCTCGGCGGGCAGGGGGGTCTTCTCGGTGAGCACGCGCAGGGCGGCGTCGGGCAGGTCGGGGTCGGCCGGACCGGCCGGTCCGGCCTGTGCGCGGACGAACCCGCCGGGCAGCGCCCACCGCCCGCGCTGCGGCTGGCGGGCGCGGCGGCCGAGCAGGACGCGGGGGAGGCCGGCGCGGATGGTGAGCGCCACGACGTCCACGGTGACGGCGGCGGGCGCGAAGGCGTTCGGGTCGTAGTCGGCGAGGAATCTGCGTTCGTCGTCCGCGTCGTACCGCCCCGCGCCCTGCCCCGTCTCCCGCGGCGGGCCCTGCGCCGCGCCTTCTCCGTCGATCCCCTCGGACACTGCTTCCCCTTGGTTATCCTCAAGCTGAGTTTTTCTCGATCTGAGTTGAACTTAGCACCGAGGTGTCCGTTCGTCCACCCCTCCGTGCTCACTTCGCGTCCCTGGGTCAGATCCCCGGGCCATGCCTCGGGGCCGACACGCCCGGGTGGTCGGCGGATAGCGTCGGTGTGCGCCGCTAGCATGGTGCGAACGGGCGTTCGATCAGCGGGACATGGCAAGAGAGACAGGTGGCGACGTGCGCGTGCTGGGAATCGACCCGGGACTGACCCGCTGCGGCATCGGCGCTGTGGAGGGGGCCATCGGCCGACCTCTGCGCCTACTGGCCGCGGATGCCATCCGCACCAGCCCCGACACCGAACTCCCGCAGCGGCTGGTGCAGGTCGAACGCGGTATCGAGGAGTGGCTGGACAAGTACGAGCCCGACGCCGTGGCCGTCGAACGCGTCTTCGCCCAGCACAACCTCAGCACCGTCATGGGTACCGCGCAGGCCAGCGGGATCGCCCTGGTGTGTGCCGCCCGCCGCGGACTGCCCGTGGCCACCCACACCCCCAGCGAGGCCAAAGCAGCCATCACCGGCAACGGCCGCGCGGACAAGAAGCAGGTCGGCAGCATGGTGGCGCGTATCCTCGGACTCGACGGGCCGCCCAAACCGGCCGATGCCGCCGACGCCGTGGCCCTGGCCATCTGCCACATCTGGCGGGGTGGCGCCCAGGCGCGGGTCGCCCAGGCCCAACAGGACTTCGCCCGCAAGGTCGAGCTGGCGCGCCGCGCCCGCGGCCGCTAGCCCGCACCGAACCGGGCAGCCGCGGTGGTGGCGAGCAGCGGGTTTCGGCAGGCAGCGGTCGGTAGGCAGCAAAACCAGCAGTAGGCAGCAGTACCGCCCCCAGGAAGGAGACGGGCACCCCTCCCGGTGCCCATTCGAGATGATCGCGTTCCTCACCGGCCGGGTGGCCGCACGCGGCGCGGGCAGCGCCGTGATCGACGTCGGCGGGGTCGGCATGACCCTTCAGTGCACCCCCTCCGCCCTGTCCCGCCTCCATGTGGGGGAGGAGGGCACCGTCGCCACCAGCCTCGTGGTGCGCGAGGACTCCCTCACCCTCTTCGGGTTCGCCGACGACGACGAGAAGAACCTCTTCGAGCAGGTCCAGACCGCCTCGGGTATCGGCCCGCGCATCGCCCTGGCCATGCTCGCCGTGCACAGCCCCGACAGCCTGCGCCAGGCGGTGGCCACCGAGGACACCGCCGCGCTCACCCGTGTTCCCGGCATCGGCAAGAAGGGTGCCCAGCGCATCGTCCTGGAGCTGCGCGGCAAGCTCGACGCCCCGGTCATGACCGACGGCACCCTGCCGCCCGCCGACGCCCCGAACGGCGCGAACGGTGCGTCGCCCAACGGTGCCTGGCGCGGACAGGTCGTCTCCGGCCTGGTCAACCTCGGCTGGTCGGCCAAGGACTCCGAGGCCGCAGCGGCCGCCGTCGCGGCCGAGGCCGAGGACACCAGCGACGTCACCGTCCTGCTGCGCAGCGCCCTGCGCAAGCTCAGCCGCGCCTAGCCGGGACCGGCCGTGACGCGGAACAGGAACACGAACGGGAAGAGGAAGGAGGCGACCCGTGTACGAGCGTGACGCCGTCTCACCGGAGGCCGACGTCGAGGAACACCAGATCGAGGGTGCGCTGCGCCCGAAGAACCTGGACGAGTTCGTCGGGCAGCACCGGGTACGCGAGCAGCTCTCCCTGGTCCTGCACAGTGCCCAGCGCCGCAACCGCGCCCCCGACCACATCCTGATGTCCGGCGGGCCGGGCCTGGGCAAGACCACCCTGGCCATGATCATCGCCGCCGAACTCGGCGCCCCGCTGCGCATCACCTCGGGGCCCGCGATCGAACGCTCCGGCGACCTGGCCGCGGTGCTCTCCACCCTCCAGGAGGGCGAGGTCCTCTTCCTCGACGAGATCCACCGCATGGCCCGCCCGGCGGAGGA
This DNA window, taken from Nocardiopsis exhalans, encodes the following:
- the ruvA gene encoding Holliday junction branch migration protein RuvA; translated protein: MIAFLTGRVAARGAGSAVIDVGGVGMTLQCTPSALSRLHVGEEGTVATSLVVREDSLTLFGFADDDEKNLFEQVQTASGIGPRIALAMLAVHSPDSLRQAVATEDTAALTRVPGIGKKGAQRIVLELRGKLDAPVMTDGTLPPADAPNGANGASPNGAWRGQVVSGLVNLGWSAKDSEAAAAAVAAEAEDTSDVTVLLRSALRKLSRA
- the ruvC gene encoding crossover junction endodeoxyribonuclease RuvC; protein product: MRVLGIDPGLTRCGIGAVEGAIGRPLRLLAADAIRTSPDTELPQRLVQVERGIEEWLDKYEPDAVAVERVFAQHNLSTVMGTAQASGIALVCAARRGLPVATHTPSEAKAAITGNGRADKKQVGSMVARILGLDGPPKPADAADAVALAICHIWRGGAQARVAQAQQDFARKVELARRARGR
- a CDS encoding NUDIX hydrolase, which encodes MSEGIDGEGAAQGPPRETGQGAGRYDADDERRFLADYDPNAFAPAAVTVDVVALTIRAGLPRVLLGRRARQPQRGRWALPGGFVRAQAGPAGPADPDLPDAALRVLTEKTPLPAEIHLEQLGTYGAIDRDPRMRVISVAYMVLAPDLPDPHSGRDTAEAAWVPWTALGHGEGAGTEHELAFDHARILGDAVERARSKLEYTALATAFLPPVFTITALRGVYEAVWGHTLHAANFHRKILATPGFVEDTGELAERGGTGGGRRARLYRAGGAALLHPPLLRGSQ